In Chiloscyllium punctatum isolate Juve2018m chromosome 18, sChiPun1.3, whole genome shotgun sequence, the sequence GATTTTGGAGCTGGAACCCCTGCTACTCAACCAGCCAAGATTAGATATTCCATCACCCGCATAACTTGTGCCTTGCATATAGTAGGCAGCCTTTACAGATTTAGGAAGTAAACAATCCTATGCAAAATTCCcaacctctgacctgttcttgtagccactgtatttgttTGACTAATCCATTTTAATTACTTGTCAGCCGTAACCCCCAGACTGTAGATAGTGTGGATTTCAGCAACAATAaagctattgaatgtcaaggggtgatggttagattctctcatgttggagatggtcattgtatGGCATAAAGTTACTTGTCAGAGCAAGCCTAAATGTTGTCCAGTATTTTGCATGTGGATACAGATTGCTTCAATACCTGAAGAGACAAAATGTAGCTGAaaattgtgcaattatcagcaaaTATCCTCAGACCTTATGAGGAGGGAGCATCGTAGACAAAGTGGCTGAAGACGTTTGGGTCTTGGTTTGTGCTAACTACAGAACATCTACAGCACAGAAGGGGGCCATGTCCTACTGAGTCTCTGCAAAAGCAACATGGTTGGTTCCACTTCCTTGCGTGTTCCCCTTGCCACCAGATAAAGAATcaattcccttttaaaagtgACAAGTGAGTCTGCTTTCAGTTACCACTCACTCCATATGATTGTTTCCTCATGTCACTGATCTGGTTCTCGGGTCTTATACTAATGGGAATAATTTATCTCTTTGTTCTGTCCAGACCCCTCATACATTTACTGTAAATGTCTAGTGAGAACAAAACTGAGCTTGGGTAGTGATTCCTGGCCTTCTCTCTCAAATTCACAGTAAGTCCTCTTAGGGAAGGTACTGGAAGGCACTGTTATGAGTGAGAAAGAGATTAATTGTGAGGGGGGGGAACAATGCTGGATTGTGAATGATTAGAATTGTCTTGTTCTCACAGGTGGTAATGGATGCACTGCATATGACATAGTCATCAATTCAAAATTTTACAACAAAATTCAGGTACAGCCTTATGGTTTGTATTGATAGATCTCACCATGTAATTGGTGTCATGGTTATAGCACTAAGCCAGAAAATGTGATGTCTGCACTTTGTGGCATCTGGCAAATCTATTTTTGTGACATCTGGATTCTGGAGATAATAAGAAAAAGGAGGAGGAATTGGCGATTCAGCCTTTCAGGCTTGCTCTGCGATTCAACAGGTTCATGGCTGATTGGCTGTGCCCTCAACTCCAATTTCCCAGTTATTCCTTGTCCACCTCCATAATCCCGGATTCCCTAGTTCAGCCTGGATATTTTGTCAGGCTTGGCATTAAAATAAATAGCAATGAGGTTGATGGCTTGTCCTTGAAATATGACTGGCacattaatgccctttagggaaggaaatttgccacccAGTCTTGTGAATCCAATCCACATTTTTACAGCTGACTTGTAATGCCCTCTGAAGTTTCCCATCACAACTATCTCAGAAGTTACTCAGATTGAGCAGTGTATGTGGTCCTATGTTGCCTACATTCTGATATATCTTTCACACGTGCTTTTGTTTTAAGAGGGTATGGTGAACGATATCACCAATAGCTACCTGCATTTATGTTGCAGCTTTTTATGTTATAAAATGTTAGGTACTTTGCAGGAATGATGTCAAACAATATTTGATACCTGGTTAAAGAAAGAGATATGAAACAGATGAGCAGAAGGTTCAATCAGAGAAGGCGATTCTAACAAGCATTGTAAAGAAGAgtggagaagggacttggggaacCGATTCCAGAAGCTAACTCTGCAGCAGGCAGAAGAATGGTGGCAAAGCTTAGAGTGATTGAAGCTGAAGATTAGCAAGAGGCAATAGCTAGAGGAACCTGATATCTTGGAGGTTTATTGTGTAAGGCTGGAACAAGGGACTGAGATGGGCAGAGGCAGGGCCATAGAAATAAAGTTAAACTCTCAAATGGAGGGTTTCAACCAGGAGGCACTGTAGTTTAATGAACATGGGTGATAAGTGAACAGGACTTGGTGTAGGTTTAGCCCTGAGCTGCAGAGTTGGGAGTTGCAGAGCAAAAATTAAAATGAGACACATGAGGTGATATAATGTTAGTTGACCAAAGCTTTATCAAAGAGGTACATTTTAGGGAGAATCTTAATGGAGCAATAGGGGTAGGAGAGGTTTATGGAGGGGATTCCTGAGATGGGGTCTCTGGAGTTGAAGGCAGAGTTACCAAGAGTGATGAATAATATATGGTGATccatgtgtgtgcacatgtgtataCATCGAAGCTTCTCTGCATACCAGTTTTCAGAGTATAAGTTACATTTGCACCAAGTATCAAAAGCATAAAGAAATAGCATGGTTATATTTTACTGACACAAATTTACAAATGTTCTCTAAATGCAAAGGTCCATTAACCTTAGGTTAACTTCTAACACTGTGAATGTGTGACTATTTAGTACTTGTGGCATTGGTGGGTGGATCTTCTTGAATACAAATGCGCCTTGAAAGCAGAACAATACATTGCATCTATTGAGGTCGTACAACTGTAGCAACACCAGAGGGATTCACCAATAATTTTAGGACAGGTGTAAAATAGCAGTGAGATACTTGAGCACCATTGATAGTCTTTACAGTCAGTTTCCAGCCTGTTTCACCAGTGCCGTGACCTCGGCTCTAGTCTCGGTGGAGCACTGTGTCTGGTTGCTTACTATTCTCCTGCCATATATGTGTTCCTTTAGGAAGTGTTTGATTCAGGGATTTGTTTACCCTTAACTATTTGAATTGTGAAAAGTCAAAgaaacttgcatttacatagtgcCTTTCACATTCTCTGCATGTCCCAACTTGTTTTAGACCTAGTGAGTTCCGTTGATCATCTTCATTTGCAAATCAATTACTATTGATTTCAGATCGGATATTAAATTCTTACCTGCCCCATGAGGGCATTTAATAAGCAATTGCCACAATTTTGGAGAAGAGCAGGCAAGTTCTTCCGGGTGTCCTGACTAATATTTACCCTTGTAAAAGCAGGTCACGTCCATATGAAAGTATAATCCTGTGGATACTGGAAGTTTGAAATTAAAAACTGTGTTGTGGAAACTccgcagatctgacagcatcatGGAGAGAACAGCAGAGTTAATGATTtaaaactctgtttttctctgtccATTAGTGGTCATCACAAAGTTGTTGTTTATGGAACCTTACTGTATATACATTTGGCTGTCACTTTACCTAGTTGGCAGCAGTAAGTCTATTTCAAAAGCACTGCATTGGTTGGAAAGGACTCTGGGATGTCCCAGAAATGATGAAAGGTACTAAGTGAATGCAAGTCGTCTTTCCTTTCAAAATGATTATGTAATTTCATTCCAAGTGTTTACTTTCTCGACACAGAACAACAAGCTCTTCATGGAATTCTTCCTTACTATCGGCTTTGAGGGGCTGGAAAACAAATACAATTTGGAACTTTCCCGAGGTAACTACCTGAATATTCGCTCTGTTTGATGCTTGCATCTAAACTTAGATCCCGCCTCCTTCCAAAGTTTGAGCAGATCTTTCAAATACTCAGCTACAGTTGCTGATGCTTGGGTCCAACAATGATAAGGTACTTGAGCAGAATGAGCTACTCCCCAGGTGACCAACCCAACATTCCGTCAAAATTTCCTTCAGTGTTGAGTCTCCTTCCAGGAAGCCTGCCGAGGTTGTTACACTCCGGTGctggtgggtgacagagagagtcagctGCCCAATACTTTTTCTGACTGTTGTTTCTGGAAGTGTGAAAGAGGTTTGTTTCTCCCATTTACCAGTCACCAGATGGGAGATTGCCAGTGTTCTGTGTCAGTGGGCTGGCTACCTTGTCTTATCTGGCTAAAGAAAGAaatgaaagacttgcatttatataacaccttgTGCAACCACTGAAGTATCTGCAGCTGAGAATCAAACCACTTGGCCTTGCTGAGATAAAAGTGAAATGGTGTGGATGGTGGAAATCaaacaaatacagaaaatgctggaaaaactcagcaggtctgacaacatctgtggagagagaaataattCATTTTTTCAAGTCTGGTGTGGCTCCTCTTCTTTCTTCTGAAGCAGAGTCATACCAGGCTCTcgacattaactctatttctctctacagatgctaccaggCTTAGTTCCTTcagcattctgtgtttgtttcattcGGCTTAACTGCAGGGAGACTACAGCCTAGTGGTAgtatcactggactgttagtccagagacctaggtaatgatgtggggacccaggttcaaatcctgccacggcagatggtggaatttgaattcaatgaaattcTGGCATTACGCATCTAACAATGAATCCATTGTCGTAAAAACTCATCAGGTTCGCTgttgtccttttgggaaggaagctGCTGTCCTtatgtggcctacatgtgactccagacacccagcaatgtggttgaccgttatgggtgataaatgctggcctagccagtgaagccctcatcctatgaacaaattttaaaaatctgtgctGGTGTTTATGTTCCCCCCACCATACTTGGTTTCCACCTACCTTTTTTATAACAGGTAGGAATTGGGCTGATTTCTGGCATCATTCTGCAGTTACTCACTAGATGATGGGCTTTACCAGGGTTAGCACAGGGCTGAATGAACGTGTGAGAGATCTCACGCTTATATACCACCTTTCACAACTAGAGGATGTCTCAATGTGCCTTGTTGCCAGTGAGATACTCCTGAAATATAGTCACTGCCATAATATGGGAAACGCACCAGTCAACATGTGAACAGCAatgatatacagaggaacctggaatatccgaacgagatgggtgggcactatttcattccGGTAATTGATTActtggttaattgattcaatgcctctcctctggggctaggaattttctgaaatttccttgctccctctctctgtgtcagggtttgtttctgagcagacacacacttgtgtgtTATGGACCTGCAGCATTGGTGAAGCCTGCCACCACCCCAATCAGCTCAATGGAATTGACACAGCAAGCATTTGCCAAGtccgctccccgttcaggagactaggcagcagcacacagcaCATGCCTCCCCAccctatccaacaccgcccccatttGTCCCCACCCACTATCTGCCCCCCATATCCATGCCCCCGCCCACCCCCGTTTGACCCAGCTGccaccactccccccaccccaatatgCCCCCGTCCCCATGAGCTCCctgcccaccccccccctctccagGGCAGCCGGACTGGATACCAAcggtaagactgctgctgcctttgggagggtgagtctcaaaatagcgcgcgcacacgcacacgcacaactTTTTACTGGAATgttttgacaagttccacctttgccttgtacaggacaatgttggagagattatgtggggaagggggggtttagggtacgcccctgtgtagaactccaggggaagtatgaggagagagagaaagcgtgggcggtcagtcatttggagacagtgcctgggctcccattgaTGTCCAGCACTGTTCTcaacagcatttcagtaagctgagttcatttttaattattgtaaacaaaagatgcaatCTGTGTTGgtaacacctctttgatgtaatgtttctattgggacctcgagatttcctttggataatccaaagttcggataattgatattcggataatcgaggtttctctgtAATGAGTAGATAATTGTAGTTGTGGTGCTGACTTAGGAATAAATACTAGGCAGAGCAACAGCATATCTCTTCTGCTGGGAAGGATTGTTCCATAGACTaataaccctccagggaaaaaaaaagttctcTCCTTCATCTTAAAAGTGAGGCCCCTTTGTTCTTAAACTACCTCCAAGTTCTAGTCCCTCTCCAAGGGGAAACACCTCTCAGAATTCACCCTGTCACATCTCCTCAagaatttcaataagatcacctctcattctcctaaatgCCAAAGGGCAAAGGCCTGACCTGTGCAAACTTTCTCCAATTTAGTTGCAGGTTGTAAGGATCCTAATATTATCTAGTGGGTTTAGGTACATGAGCAGGATTGGTAAAGGACAAGAACTAGCACTCCATGTTTGTTGAGTGTATCACTATTTTTATTAGGAAATTGTTGAACAGATGCCGATGGGCTTGCTACCAACTGAGTAGGTCATGGAGGACGCCAGGGCTTACCTGAATAGCCTAATACAGGTCTGATGAGATGTCCAGTACAGAACAGAGGCTCTCATTGTGTCTGAGTTCTGATTCGAGAGACGAAAGACTAGTGTTTGCAGCTGAAATTGTTAACAATTTTGTTGCTAGAATGGCGGATGCTGAAGAACAGGAAATTTCTGGGATCTGTAACGGAACAAAACATCAGAACAAAATCGAAACCTGTTATCCAGGAACTGGAATCCAGGTAAAGTGACTGAAGAACTTGCCTTTATAGAGCACCttgtgcaacatttcaaaggagaCCTGCCTACCACACTGATGGCAGGGTGTGATATTGTTTTATGAAGGAGTTATCTTTCAAGGAAAGACTGAGCAAGTCCTGCCAACAAcccactcaccccctcacccactcaccccctccccccaaaggGTTTAAAAGAAGTAATCTTCAGAATCTTAGCATTCGGAATCAAGCATGCACACTTCAcaccaatctcctgctttttccccacgCCCCTTCTATTATTATCTTAATGGAACTTGGgagatactgagggacttgaCCAAATAGCCACTGAAAGAAGATTTCTCCTTGTAGAAGCAAAAAGAACGAAAAGACATTATTTAAAagtatttttttttccaatttaagATGGGGAAGAGGGGAAACATTTTTTCAGAGGTCATTGGcagtggaattctcttccccagagactGGGCCATTGGATGTGTTGAAGGCAGAGATAGACAGGCTTAGATTTCTGACTACCAGTGGTGTCAATTTCGGGGGTGGGTGTCAATGGGCAAGCAGAGTTGAGGCTCCAATTGGATCACTCATGATCttatcaaggagcaggagagactGTAAGCGTGGAATGGCACTCCTGCTCCTAGTCTGAATACACCACCAACAGCCGTCCATTCAACACACCTTGCCTCTTCGAAGGTACCGATTCAATCAGTTTTCTCCCGCACAGTCCTGCAGTGCTAAGAGAAATAACCACGGCTACTGCTGGGGCTCTGAAGACTGTTGTTACTACTTTAAATTATGTTTTCACTGTTGAGACGCGAACAACACTGACAAGGAAACCATTTGTTTGCTCAGTGCTGTTCTGAAAGGAGTTTCAGGATGTTGGTCCAGTGACTGTGAAGAAACTATGATATTATTCCAATTCAGGACAATGGAGCAGAGCTTGTAGCGAGCAGTGAGGTTCTCGTGAGTTATCTGCCCTTGACCTAAGCAGTAGAGGCCGTGCTGGACGGTGCTGTCGAATAAACCTTGGGAAGTTATTggagtacatcttgtagatgatacccATTGCTGTCACTCTGCAGTGTTTACAATGTTGGATGGGGTCTGTATGGAGTACGTTACGTTGTCTTGGATCTTGTTATACAGGGGGCAGATAGCTGAAggatctttttgctttttctAAATTCCACAAGTGTAATGATTCTAACTAGTGGAAACTGTAAGGTCAAATCCTGACCAAAACTAAACCCTAATTTTATTTTGGCAGCACTTCATCTCCAGGAACCTGCACTGAACCCCTTGTATCAGAAATAGCAAGGTAAGATTTCTTCATCTGAATTCAGATTTGGAGAAAGTGACTGACTAATGAGAGGAATCGAGAGACACGGGGAAAAGGGCAAGAAGGTGGGCATGAGGAATTTCAGATCATCCATagtcctattgaatggcagagcagttttGAGGGATAAATAACATACTCCTGTGTTGTTTTTATTCACTCCTGGGAAGATCATGTCACTGGCTGAGCCCAGCATTTATCGCCTGCCTAGATTTCCTTGAATAGGTGGTAGAAAGTTGCcttattgaaccactgcagcTTACATGCTGTTGGTTCACTCACaatgagggaattccaggattttgacccagtagcaCTGAAGGGATGGTAATGCATTTCCAAggcaggatagtgagtggcttggagaggaacttccagggggtggtgttcccatgtatctgctgcccttttgttctaggtggaagtggtcatagaatcatagaatccctacagtgtggaagtaggctattcagcccatctaatccacactgaccctcccctccaaagaacatcccagcTAGACTTGCACCCCTGCTccatccatgtaaccctgcatttcccatggctaatcctcctagcctgcacacctttggactgtggaaggaacctGTAGGAAAAGcatgcagtcacagggagaacgtgtGAAGTCTatgcagacagtcgcccgaggatggaatcgaacctggatacCTGGcactaaccactcagccaccatgccGTCCCACTATGGGTTTGGTCATGGAAGATACTTTCTGAGgacttttggtgaatttctgcagtgcgcgctgctgctactgagtggtggtggaggaagggaATGACTCTGGATGTGAAGCCGATCAAGTGCATGACTTTGTCCTTACTGGTGTCGAGCTTCTCCAGTGTGGTTGGAGCTGCagtcaagtggggagtattccatcacactcctgagttgGTATGGAGATTTTGGGGAGTCGGGAGGTGGGTTACTCACCGCAGCATtcttagtctctgacctgctctttgtaGCCACTATGTATATGTGAcaagtccagtttagtttctgatcaatggttgCCCCAGGGATGCTGATTGTGAGGCTAGtaatatcattgaatgtcaaaggggaATGTTTAGATTGTcgcttattggagatggtcattacctgttcctatttcttatggttttacCCCAAGACTTCTAATTAATAGAATAATACCAATTGCTGATTGCCAGAGCCACAATCTGTGTTCATGTGAGGGACTTGGCCAGCTGGTTTATTTATTCAGGCAGAACAATAGGACTGTGTACCAAGAGTGTAGATTGCTGGAGTTGTTAATGTTGTCTTTTTCTCTGCTCTGACAGTACCTGTGTGGAGCCAGAATACACAATCGTGGCCGAGCCTGCAGATGAGCACCCCAGCTTCCTGGTAGCAGAAATCTCCTTACCAAAAGTGGTTAGTATTTTTAATTCCCATACAgctgcattttggagaggacGGTGGGTGGTTCTTGAGGGCCATGATTTAGGATTTTGAGGATAAAGTTACAAAAAAATGCAGACCAATTCTTAACCCATGACTGACAGTGAAATGTACATCCAGTGTGGCACcaaagtattagattagattccctacaatatggaaacaggcctttcagcccaacaagtccacactgaccctccgaaatgtaacccacccggacccattccctaacctatatttacccctgactaatgcacctaacactttgggcgatttagtatggccaatttacctaacctgcacatctttggattgtgggaggaaaccagagcacctggaggaaacccacacagacacagggagaatgtgcaaactccaaacagacagttaaccaaggcagaaattgaatccgggtccctggcgctgtgaggcagcattgctaaccactgagtcaccatgctgcgcCGAAATTCTGCTAAGGAAGCAGGAATGCTTGTGTTTGATTGTTGTTCATGTTTACTTCTCTTTTACTTTGTCTTATCTCTATGTCAGAAGCTATAGGTTCCAGGGCTGGAATTGATCAAAGCTCTCGCTCCAGTGGAGTGCTCAGGGAGTATTGTTTTGTCAGAGGTGTCATGGTTCAAATAAAATTAGTTTCCGTTCCGGTCAGCCTTTCTGAGTTCAGTTAGGTTCTTTTGTAATCCCCATTACCCCTGCTAATAAGAGTGAATGTGAATGCCCGGTGGAGACAGCATTGGCTTGTTTCTGGTACCCTCCACTCTCAGATGTTTGCCTATACTAATGGTTTAGGCTTCCATGTGACAAAAGACCCTCTAAATGATTGGAGGTCATTGATGCGCATGAAACCATCGTTCAGTATAAGAAGCTTATCTCTTCAGGGCAGAACTTGAACCCAATTTTTAATTCATGTCTGGgacatggacatcactggctgggtaagcatttattgaccatccctaattgtccttaaaATGGTcgtggtgagctgacttctttAATGACTGCAGTCCACATTCTGTTGGTTATCCCACAAAGCCAttggggaattccagaattttgactcagcaacagtgaaatcaggatggtgaatggcttggaaaggATCTTGTAGGTGCTGGTATTCTGATGTATCTCTTGCTTTTGTCCTGCTAGATAGAAGGAGTTATGGGTTTTAACAATGCTGTCTAAGGATATTTGATGCATTTCTGTAGTGAATCGTATAGATAGTACATGCCAGTATATCCATAAGCTCATTTGtggtagtgggtagtgtccctatctctgagccagaagctCTAGGTTCAGGTGATGCTCCAGGTTCAAGTTTCACTCCAGGACTTGATGGGTCAAGGCAGGTGTGATCACAATGCAGCAAAGCAGGGAGAGTATCAACTTGCCAATTCTTCCAACACCTGCAAGTGGCAGGTAGGTTAAAAACAGGAGAGTTTCCTGGTGAGTTATGTGAGGGAAAGAGATTGTAATCTTCCCCCATCACTATCCTTGGCTCTAGACTCTGTATTTTTCCCACAGCAACTCTGACTCCTTGGGTGGAGGTGTGAATCAGATCAGTGCCAAACAACAGGGTTTTTGATCCCTTTTCCAGTTGGGGTAGATTCAACACCTGCCTCCATGCCTGACCAGTAGTGAACAATACTGCAGGTATTCTGACAGAAAATGGTAGAGAAGGAAGGTATTGTTAGCAGGCTTTCCAAGTTATAAAGGAGTCAGATACTAACTGTTTCCAGTGATGGAAGGAAAGTTAACCAAAGGGCCCAGATTTCcgataattggcaaaagaagcaaagaGGAGGCAAGTACAAAACTTTATCAGGTTAAAAAATGGTTCAGATTTGGAATGAGCTGTCTGTTACGATGATGGAAACAGATTCAATAGCAATTTTTCCAAGGGGAATTGAATAAATTTGCAGGTAGGTTAGGGGATTATTGCCGAATGTGGGAAAAGAGTTGCAAACTTGCACGATAAGGAAGACTGTTCTGATAGAGCagatgcagacttgatgggccgagtaGCCTCCTGTTACGCAGTTCGATTCTTGGATTACAGattctgtttcctgtctgccacaGGAGTCAGCGGGATCATTACTGCTCGACCTCGGAGAAGACCGGATTGTGTTGTGGGCACGGCCAGACCTTTATCACTTAGATATTTACATCCCATTTAAcattgttcaggagaaaagtggCTCTCAGTTCAACAGGAAAACCAGGGTAAGGATAAATTAAACGTTCAGGCAGTTCATCGCTCATTCTGATACCCATAGTCTGTGACCGGCATGAGAAACCTAAAAGCTATTGTGAAAATATTTTTGTTTTTTAAACAATGTACACATACACAAGATGACATTGGCAATTAGTGTTCAGAACTAAGTATGGTTAGAATTGTTTGGTTTTACCTTATGTTTATTGTACAAGTACCAATGCTAGCGCAAAGGTAACCCTACCATATCATATCAGACCAAAGCGAATTGTCCCTCTTTATCCAGTGCTGTATGTGTACAAGTGCAGATGAGCTGTGAAATTCAAACAGGAGGCGTTTGTTTGATAATGCGGCAAAAGAGGTTTGTGCGAAAGGTGGCAGAATACGTGTGGATAAAAAGCTGCCATCAGAAGGAAGCCAGTGTATTTTCCAAAATCTGAGAAAAATCAGTTTCTGCATTGTTTCCTGGCAGGTTCTGACTATAACGATGCCGGTGCAGCCAGCATAAGACCACAGTTGCTTCCAAGATGATCATTACTCGCAGAAACTGGATAAGAGGAGCCACTGTGCATTCCCAGCATGCATGTGGTCAGCACTGCATATTTGTGATGTCACTTTACGTGACAGCAACGTGGCATTCACTATGAATTTGCTTTTCACTTTCTCATCCATGTGAATGGAGCTGAAAAACAATTGAAATTCAATACTGTCTGGTATCTCACCCAAAGGTTTTTTTGATATTTGTTCACAGGCTGACCGTGTCACTGTCAGGGGCAGCATCTATTCATTGCTCATTATCCTTGAAGTGTTGGTGAACCACAGTCCGGAGTTCACCTGAGCAGCTTACCCAGTTCAGAGTGCAGTTAAGAGATTAGCCACAGTGGATTTGGAGTCGGAGAGGCCATTGTAAATAAGGATGACATGTTCCCTCCCTTTACTTTCGGTTACTCTCAATAGCTTTTTTATTCCAGGTTCTTATTGAATTGTCATGGCAGGTTTTGAATTCTGGAACCCTCTAAATTACATCTTTAATATTCATTAAGGGGTTGGCCAATGTTtatggccatccctaattgcccttgagaaggagaTGGTGAGCTGCACCTTAAACCACTGGAGCCTGTGGAGTTTAGGTAGACCCATAACATTCAGTTATATCATCTAGATGCTACTGCATCTCTAAGTCGCCACTCTGCATATGAATAAAACTTAATGCTGAAAGTTGTCAAGCTGTTTGATATTGGTGTCCATCGCAGCAACACTGTCCTCCTCCCCCATTCTGGTATTCTTTGCAGCAACATACACTGGGTAATGATTACAAGCGTGGATGccagttttttttattgcaaaCAGCCGATCGGAGGAAGAAAGAGCTTGAGAACCACCCTCTGC encodes:
- the pih1d1 gene encoding PIH1 domain-containing protein 1; protein product: MTTTDGSLLSTEMNNEEALYEQLLLQAAKEMQNQLPMAQESKQIRPQPGFCVKTKTKTNEKVFINVCKSDQIPPPPDLSEEGLVSLLESDDPSGYRIPMSLGEPHAEIDNSGNGCTAYDIVINSKFYNKIQNNKLFMEFFLTIGFEGLENKYNLELSREWRMLKNRKFLGSVTEQNIRTKSKPVIQELESSTSSPGTCTEPLVSEIASTCVEPEYTIVAEPADEHPSFLVAEISLPKVESAGSLLLDLGEDRIVLWARPDLYHLDIYIPFNIVQEKSGSQFNRKTRVLTITMPVQPA